In the genome of Leeuwenhoekiella sp. MAR_2009_132, one region contains:
- a CDS encoding RagB/SusD family nutrient uptake outer membrane protein, which yields MKNIMIKHYRFIGVFVAVLIATGCQEDFLDQTPKDSLTEETVWTDPQGATQFVNAIYGEMPSGFDRSYDGWAKGLYLLDGASDDGDVSMGWTHSTLLQNAQFLPSYVPWGNMWGTYYNLIRKTNVALENLERLEDEELKTRLTGEVYYLRGFIYHELLRLFGAKTEGGKPTGVPLIETSLDIEDDLQIPRATYAEVVDFIVADLDRAASILPTKGGIAAGRATADAAKAIKGRVLLYAERWEESAAASNELIGANYSLFGNYKELFLTKNNEEIIFAKKFAYPDKHHQSNAGGTAGAGWDVYNTPPSFRGPSDAGWGGNLPTQNLVDSYDMIDGEPQDESTLYDPENPYENLDPRFEQTIVHNGSTFRGREIELFEGGIDKPFIYTGYFLRKFHNEDLAIYSRSSDQDWIFVRYAEVLLNYAEAKNEATGPDASIYEAINSIRNRAGMPDLEAGLSKDALREAIRNERRIELAFEEHRFFDIRRWKIAESLLNGPVQGIKIIKNADGSLDYAKVDFEQRSFPSKLYVLPIPQGEIDKNPAAEQILGW from the coding sequence ATGAAAAATATTATGATAAAACACTATCGATTTATAGGAGTATTTGTAGCCGTCTTAATAGCTACAGGTTGTCAGGAAGATTTTCTAGATCAGACACCTAAAGACTCACTTACTGAAGAGACCGTATGGACAGACCCTCAGGGAGCTACACAATTTGTAAATGCAATATATGGCGAGATGCCTTCTGGTTTTGATAGAAGCTATGATGGCTGGGCAAAAGGTTTGTATCTTCTTGATGGAGCATCAGATGATGGCGATGTGTCTATGGGATGGACGCATTCTACCTTATTACAAAATGCACAGTTTTTACCTAGCTATGTGCCGTGGGGAAATATGTGGGGAACCTATTATAACCTTATACGTAAAACCAATGTAGCTCTAGAAAATTTAGAGCGACTTGAAGACGAAGAGCTTAAAACACGTCTTACTGGTGAGGTTTATTATTTAAGAGGCTTTATCTATCACGAATTATTAAGATTATTTGGTGCTAAAACAGAAGGTGGTAAACCTACTGGTGTTCCATTAATAGAAACTTCTCTTGATATTGAAGACGACTTGCAAATACCACGTGCAACCTATGCCGAGGTAGTAGATTTTATAGTTGCAGACCTTGATAGAGCAGCCTCAATATTACCTACAAAAGGAGGTATAGCAGCTGGTAGAGCTACTGCCGATGCAGCAAAAGCTATTAAAGGTAGAGTGTTGCTTTATGCAGAACGCTGGGAAGAGTCTGCTGCTGCGTCTAATGAGCTTATTGGGGCAAACTATTCTTTATTTGGAAATTATAAAGAACTGTTTCTTACTAAGAATAATGAAGAAATCATCTTTGCAAAGAAATTTGCTTATCCTGATAAACATCACCAAAGCAATGCCGGTGGAACAGCTGGAGCAGGTTGGGATGTATACAACACGCCACCCTCTTTTAGAGGACCTAGTGATGCGGGTTGGGGAGGAAATTTACCTACCCAAAATCTGGTTGATTCGTATGATATGATTGATGGAGAACCACAAGACGAATCAACTTTATATGACCCGGAAAATCCTTATGAAAATTTAGATCCGCGTTTTGAACAAACTATTGTGCACAATGGATCTACTTTTAGAGGGCGTGAGATAGAGCTTTTTGAAGGTGGAATTGATAAACCATTTATTTATACAGGATATTTCTTGCGTAAATTTCACAATGAAGACTTAGCAATTTACTCACGATCAAGCGATCAAGACTGGATTTTTGTACGTTATGCCGAAGTGTTATTAAATTACGCCGAAGCTAAAAATGAAGCTACTGGTCCAGATGCATCTATTTATGAAGCTATAAATAGTATACGTAATCGTGCAGGAATGCCAGATCTGGAAGCAGGTTTGTCTAAAGATGCTTTACGTGAAGCTATTAGAAATGAGCGTAGAATAGAGCTTGCTTTTGAAGAGCACCGTTTCTTTGATATTCGCCGTTGGAAAATAGCCGAATCGCTACTTAATGGTCCTGTACAGGGAATAAAAATCATCAAGAATGCAGACGGCTCATTAGACTATGCTAAAGTTGATTTTGAGCAGCGTAGCTTCCCTAGTAAATTATATGTATTGCCTATTCCTCAGGGAGAGATTGATAAAAATCCTGCAGCAGAGCAAATACTAGGTTGGTAA
- a CDS encoding SusC/RagA family TonB-linked outer membrane protein: protein MIKKRLKKLGESSKKQHNVLRNIYVFIFMILPALALAQSSEVTGTVVSTDDGMPIPGVNIVLKGKSTGAVTDFDGNYTITVTSPDDILVFTFLGFEPKEVKVNGQRVIDVSLAQNLDQLSEVVVIGYGKQERSAISGAVSEISAKEISESPAPNLSNALVGQSAGIIATQRSGEPGNDGSNIFIRGIGTTGDASPIYVIDGIVRSSRDFSQLNSNEIESFSVLKDAASAAVFGVRGGNGVILVTTKRGASGKMQISFSSSIGVQERTNEPEFLNSYDFATLYNEALVNQGDEPFYTQEDLDKYLNNSSPDTHPNSDWLSVLDDTALLRKYGISANGGSENVQYAVSFGYLDQDGIVPSNNFKRYNFRSNIDAQVTNTTKLSFDLSGRDENANNVASPELFRWIMGTPPNEVPIQWSDGSYSGGPAYLALPENGYRNKREQAFRGRIQLEQELPVEGLTIKGIASYDKTFTDQKNFVYPQTPYFDRLSDGTFVKQPAITELYQDNNDFQSITLQAHLNYEKSFDNSDFSALILYTQTQEKWRFLSGYRDQYTLNIDELDFGGVANRNNRGYSGTRARQGVVGRLNWTLANKYILEGSFRADGSEQFAADKRWGFFPSGSVGYIISREPFLQNSEVIDFLKVRSSYGVLGNDRLNNARFLYLQSFNQSGNAVFGDGDVQPSIIEGILANPNVTWETVKKFNIGFDATLWNKNLSITFDYFNDKRSDILGTRNLSVPDLLGVGLPVENLSKVDNRGVELTLGHSRTVNDDFSYSIGGNFTYVKNKIVFIDEAESVNENIRRTGLPIGAQFGYKALGLFQTQEEVDNAATQVGNTAPGDIRYEDINGDGTIDDLDRVYIGSSNTPEIIFGFNSNFQYKNFELSFLLQGATNVNQYYSGEAAWPFFVGAGALKSNLDRWTPTNTDASEPRVLINADNNHAGSSFWLRDASYLRLKNIEIAYNVPKDLFGKNLFQGIRIYVNANNVFTWTGIDNYDPENGDSRAWGYPQMRIYNAGINFNF, encoded by the coding sequence ATGATTAAAAAGCGACTCAAAAAATTAGGGGAATCAAGTAAAAAACAACATAATGTATTACGCAATATTTATGTATTTATTTTTATGATTTTGCCTGCCTTAGCCTTAGCGCAAAGCTCGGAGGTGACAGGAACCGTAGTTTCAACGGATGACGGAATGCCCATTCCGGGTGTTAATATTGTATTGAAAGGAAAATCTACAGGAGCAGTAACAGATTTTGACGGTAATTATACAATTACAGTAACTTCTCCAGACGATATACTTGTATTTACTTTTTTGGGTTTTGAACCTAAGGAAGTTAAAGTAAATGGTCAACGTGTTATAGATGTAAGCTTAGCGCAAAACTTAGATCAGTTGAGCGAGGTGGTTGTAATAGGTTACGGTAAGCAAGAGCGAAGTGCTATCTCTGGAGCTGTATCAGAAATTAGTGCAAAAGAAATCTCAGAGAGTCCGGCACCTAACTTAAGTAATGCTTTAGTAGGACAATCTGCTGGTATTATTGCTACCCAACGTTCGGGAGAACCGGGTAATGATGGGAGTAATATATTTATTAGGGGTATAGGTACTACAGGAGATGCTTCTCCAATTTATGTGATAGATGGTATTGTGCGTAGCTCAAGAGATTTTTCTCAATTAAACTCTAATGAGATTGAGTCTTTTTCGGTTCTTAAAGATGCTGCAAGTGCTGCGGTATTTGGAGTGCGAGGAGGTAATGGGGTTATTCTTGTAACTACTAAAAGAGGTGCTTCCGGTAAAATGCAAATTTCATTTTCAAGTAGTATTGGGGTTCAAGAACGTACAAACGAACCAGAATTTTTAAATTCGTACGATTTTGCAACACTGTATAATGAGGCGTTAGTAAACCAAGGTGATGAGCCGTTTTATACGCAAGAAGATTTAGATAAATATCTAAATAATTCTAGTCCAGATACACATCCCAACTCCGACTGGCTTTCAGTTTTAGATGATACTGCTCTTTTAAGAAAATATGGTATATCTGCAAATGGAGGTTCAGAAAATGTACAATATGCAGTTTCTTTTGGGTATTTAGATCAAGATGGTATTGTGCCTTCCAATAATTTTAAGCGTTATAACTTTAGATCGAATATTGATGCACAAGTTACCAACACGACCAAATTATCTTTTGACCTTTCTGGGCGTGATGAAAATGCAAATAATGTAGCTTCTCCAGAGTTGTTTCGTTGGATTATGGGAACACCACCAAATGAAGTGCCAATACAATGGTCAGATGGTAGCTACTCGGGCGGTCCTGCATATTTGGCTTTGCCGGAAAATGGATACAGAAATAAACGCGAACAAGCATTTAGAGGACGTATACAATTAGAACAAGAATTGCCTGTTGAAGGTTTAACCATAAAAGGTATTGCTTCTTACGACAAGACTTTTACAGATCAAAAGAACTTCGTATACCCGCAAACACCTTATTTCGATAGATTAAGTGATGGTACTTTTGTAAAACAACCCGCAATTACTGAGTTGTATCAAGATAACAACGATTTTCAATCTATTACTTTACAAGCGCATTTAAACTATGAAAAGTCATTTGATAACTCAGATTTTTCAGCGTTGATCTTGTATACACAAACTCAAGAAAAATGGAGATTTTTAAGTGGCTATAGAGATCAATACACTCTAAATATTGACGAGTTAGATTTTGGTGGTGTTGCAAATAGAAACAATAGAGGTTATTCGGGTACCAGAGCAAGACAAGGTGTTGTAGGTAGATTAAACTGGACACTTGCTAATAAATATATTTTAGAAGGAAGTTTTCGTGCAGACGGGTCAGAACAGTTTGCAGCAGATAAACGTTGGGGATTCTTTCCTTCGGGATCTGTAGGATATATCATATCTAGAGAACCTTTCTTACAAAACTCGGAAGTTATAGATTTTCTAAAAGTGAGAAGTTCTTATGGGGTTTTGGGTAATGACCGTTTAAACAATGCTCGTTTCTTATACCTGCAATCATTTAACCAGTCTGGTAATGCAGTCTTTGGCGACGGAGATGTGCAGCCTTCTATTATAGAAGGAATTTTAGCAAACCCAAATGTTACTTGGGAAACCGTAAAGAAATTTAATATAGGATTTGACGCTACCCTATGGAACAAAAATTTATCGATAACCTTTGATTATTTTAACGATAAGCGTAGTGATATCTTAGGAACCCGTAATTTATCGGTACCCGACTTATTAGGAGTTGGCTTACCTGTAGAAAACCTTTCTAAAGTAGATAACCGTGGTGTAGAATTAACCTTAGGTCATTCTCGTACAGTAAATGATGATTTTAGTTACTCAATAGGAGGGAACTTTACCTATGTTAAAAACAAGATTGTATTTATTGACGAGGCCGAGTCTGTAAATGAAAACATAAGAAGAACAGGATTACCTATTGGTGCACAGTTTGGTTACAAAGCATTGGGACTTTTTCAAACTCAGGAAGAAGTAGACAATGCAGCTACTCAGGTAGGTAATACAGCACCTGGAGATATACGTTATGAAGATATAAATGGTGACGGAACTATTGATGACCTGGATCGTGTTTATATAGGAAGCTCAAATACTCCAGAAATTATCTTTGGTTTTAACTCTAATTTTCAATATAAAAACTTTGAATTATCATTCTTACTTCAGGGTGCTACAAATGTTAACCAGTATTATTCAGGTGAAGCAGCATGGCCATTTTTTGTAGGAGCAGGTGCATTAAAATCAAACTTAGATCGCTGGACACCTACCAATACAGATGCTAGTGAGCCACGTGTTTTGATCAATGCAGACAACAACCACGCAGGTTCTTCTTTCTGGCTGCGAGATGCATCATACTTACGACTTAAGAATATCGAGATTGCGTATAATGTGCCTAAAGATCTTTTTGGTAAAAACTTATTTCAGGGAATACGCATTTACGTAAATGCAAATAATGTATTTACATGGACAGGCATTGATAACTATGATCCTGAAAACGGCGATTCTAGAGCTTGGGGATATCCTCAAATGAGAATCTATAATGCCGGGATTAACTTTAATTTTTAA
- a CDS encoding DUF808 domain-containing protein has translation MASGFFALLDDIAALMDDVAVMSKVAGKKTAGILGDDLAVNAEKASGFMSDRELPVLWSITKGSLLNKIIILPIAFLLSAFLPVAITVILILGGLYLAYEGAEKLYEYFVPHKKHNDIQNLDNLSEEELMTREKEKVKSAILTDFILSVEIVIIALGTVSTEPIATQIGVVTVIALLATVGVYGIVALIVRMDEFGTKLINLNEEEDSFSDKVGLFLVNALPWVIKSLGVIGTIALFLVAGGIFVHNLDFFHHLEEILHLPAILFEFLAGLVIGFIVLLIFNGAKKIIKPKAAH, from the coding sequence ATGGCTTCAGGATTTTTTGCCCTTTTAGATGATATAGCAGCATTAATGGATGATGTTGCAGTAATGAGTAAGGTAGCAGGTAAAAAAACTGCCGGAATTTTAGGCGATGACCTGGCTGTAAATGCAGAGAAAGCTTCGGGATTTATGTCTGACCGTGAATTGCCTGTTTTGTGGTCAATTACTAAAGGTTCGCTTCTCAATAAAATTATCATTCTGCCAATTGCCTTCTTGCTGAGTGCTTTTTTACCGGTCGCGATAACTGTGATTTTAATTTTAGGAGGGCTCTATCTTGCCTACGAAGGTGCAGAAAAATTATACGAGTATTTTGTGCCTCACAAGAAGCATAACGATATTCAAAATCTGGACAATCTTTCTGAAGAGGAGTTAATGACCCGTGAAAAGGAAAAGGTAAAATCTGCAATTTTAACCGATTTTATACTGTCTGTTGAGATCGTAATTATTGCTTTGGGTACGGTGAGCACAGAACCCATAGCAACTCAGATTGGCGTTGTTACCGTCATTGCCCTTCTGGCTACCGTGGGCGTTTACGGAATTGTTGCACTCATCGTGCGTATGGATGAATTTGGGACCAAACTAATCAACTTAAACGAGGAGGAAGATAGTTTTTCAGACAAGGTTGGTTTGTTTTTAGTAAATGCATTGCCCTGGGTAATTAAAAGTCTTGGTGTAATAGGTACCATCGCACTTTTCCTTGTTGCCGGAGGAATTTTTGTGCACAATCTGGACTTTTTTCATCATTTAGAAGAAATTCTGCATTTGCCGGCAATCCTTTTTGAATTCCTTGCAGGGTTGGTCATTGGCTTTATTGTTCTTTTGATATTTAATGGTGCAAAAAAAATAATCAAACCCAAAGCAGCGCACTAG
- a CDS encoding SdiA-regulated domain-containing protein — translation MKYLAHYVIVGALCFSGILSYAFYKKSIAEEKEILENATYTIVKTWELPELLNEVSGLAWVNDSTLACIQDEDGYIYHYNLNSEEISYDVEFAENGDYEAIALDSTNAYIMRSDGRIFEVLNYMKDTLNVSHFNTPFDEDNNIESLAFNPKTRNLITVSKDKGLNEKRFKGLYEIPLDTKVQKENPVVQIDMNAEAFAGFQKKKEQKTFNPSDLAIHPKTGDYYIVDGKKPKLLILNPNGSIKALHELNTFHFAQPEGITFSPDGKLYIANEAASGVATLMEVTLDEQ, via the coding sequence ATGAAATATCTTGCACATTATGTGATTGTTGGCGCGTTGTGCTTTTCTGGCATATTATCTTATGCTTTTTATAAAAAATCAATTGCTGAAGAAAAAGAGATACTAGAAAACGCTACTTACACTATTGTAAAAACCTGGGAATTGCCAGAACTTTTAAACGAAGTAAGCGGTCTGGCCTGGGTTAACGATTCTACACTCGCCTGTATACAAGACGAAGACGGTTATATTTATCATTATAACTTGAATAGCGAAGAGATTTCTTATGACGTAGAATTTGCTGAAAATGGAGATTATGAGGCCATTGCGTTAGATAGCACAAACGCATATATAATGCGCAGCGACGGTCGTATTTTTGAGGTTCTTAATTATATGAAAGACACATTAAATGTAAGTCATTTTAATACCCCCTTTGACGAAGACAATAATATAGAGAGTCTTGCTTTCAACCCTAAAACTCGTAATCTTATCACAGTTTCTAAAGATAAAGGACTCAATGAAAAACGGTTTAAGGGTCTTTATGAAATTCCTTTAGATACTAAAGTTCAGAAAGAAAATCCGGTGGTACAAATAGATATGAATGCCGAAGCTTTTGCTGGTTTTCAAAAGAAAAAAGAACAAAAAACCTTCAATCCTTCAGATCTGGCAATTCATCCAAAAACAGGAGATTATTACATTGTAGATGGTAAAAAACCAAAATTGCTCATTCTAAATCCCAACGGAAGTATTAAAGCCCTACACGAATTAAATACCTTTCACTTTGCGCAGCCCGAAGGAATAACTTTTAGTCCAGACGGTAAACTTTATATTGCTAATGAAGCTGCTTCGGGTGTAGCAACTCTTATGGAAGTCACCCTTGATGAACAATAA
- a CDS encoding ShlB/FhaC/HecB family hemolysin secretion/activation protein — MIHKYAPAVPSQINKAYLFLALILLISQFGFAQKQEIEQVFYFTGNTELQTGNPTQSVLQAINAMSKSDKNATFVALGNITKDGYPPKKSDQKKTEELLEKSIMQPLSDFNGNVIFMPGENEWNKNGHENIDDMESFIQDHSKVKFWPNDGCPREIEDLGMKNTELLMIDSQWFLEDWDDHLYLNNKCDIKTRDDFFAKFKDDLKDEQNKTVIVAVYHSVSSNSKQSFIESIGGTSKEDFHSNEREKLGGTLETLAGMFPDVIFVSASDRNLQYLTHHDVPQIISGAASAKLDKVRNTKDDEFAAKTNGFARLTVYKNRSTKVEFFETGKGETKKLFEKVIRSEQTQPKDVTYPDISNLGPTFKTSIYTKEETNKSGFYRMLWGNHYRDLYSREVEVPVLDLSKLPGNLRAISEGGGNQSHSLRLIDDEEHEYTAREIRKSAVRFIQSKIKDHYVEDFMQNTIAEDIVQDFYTTAQPYAPFALNPIFDSLDIYNAQPKLYYLPKQKQLGIYNEDYGDKLYMFEAHAGDENKDFSRFGNADDIISTKDLLAETRDSKKNQVDEPTYLKIRLMDFIVGDYDRHYDQWRWAEYEKEDGNKSYKAIRRDRDQAFPKYDGLVLSILKMGMIDFRSMEKYDDDVDNVKWMSRYAYPLDQAFLKEITWADWEKQVQFIQENLTDETIDKAFATLPEAAQDESIVNIKRSLKGRRDNLKSIAKRYYDYLMSHQIITGTGEKDDFLITRQPDGKTTVRLTTSEDVIFERTYDQSLTKEIWIYGLDDDDTFKIIGTGDHYIPLKILGGENNDIYDFENTKRAKVYDYKSKKNTFTNSVTRKWLVDSYTINNYNDASRKLNANTLFPSIGFDPDAGFKVGVKDTYTTYGLANNPFSTQQSITAQFYSATNGFELIYQGEFAHVFYNWNFALDARYTSPNYAINYFGTGNDTFYDDDAVDRDFNRVRIKQWSVFPSLKYRKDNVTISLGAGIESLNVEYDINGVTGINIPPVNLNPTDDVFDNQTYAGAEASFQYKNKAGEIAFIRRGYQFDLVAGYKSNIDEYNNEFTYLKPTLSVDIPLHPSGMAVLATKVGAHMNFGDNYEFYHGATLGGNQSLRGFRNERFNGQTSFYQSTDLRVGLSEIKTNFIPLRIGVSAGFDYGRVWTENDNSDQWHNSYGGSVFINGFKALTANVGYYLSDESNRLVFTLGFAF; from the coding sequence ATGATTCACAAATACGCACCCGCGGTACCCTCACAGATTAATAAAGCATATTTATTTTTAGCTCTTATACTCTTAATAAGCCAATTTGGTTTTGCTCAGAAACAGGAAATTGAACAGGTTTTTTATTTTACAGGCAATACAGAATTGCAGACGGGTAATCCTACCCAATCAGTTTTACAGGCTATCAATGCAATGTCTAAAAGCGATAAAAATGCAACTTTCGTAGCTTTAGGAAACATCACTAAAGATGGGTATCCCCCAAAAAAATCTGATCAAAAGAAAACTGAAGAACTTCTTGAAAAAAGTATAATGCAACCCTTAAGTGATTTTAATGGGAACGTAATTTTTATGCCCGGGGAAAATGAATGGAATAAGAATGGGCACGAAAATATAGACGATATGGAGTCTTTTATACAAGACCATAGCAAAGTCAAATTCTGGCCTAATGACGGTTGTCCTCGCGAAATTGAAGATCTAGGTATGAAAAACACCGAACTGTTGATGATAGATTCACAGTGGTTTCTTGAAGATTGGGATGATCATCTGTATCTCAACAACAAGTGTGACATTAAAACTCGTGATGATTTTTTTGCAAAGTTTAAAGATGATTTAAAAGACGAGCAAAATAAAACGGTGATAGTTGCGGTGTATCACTCGGTTTCCTCAAACTCTAAACAAAGTTTTATTGAGAGTATAGGAGGTACTAGCAAAGAGGATTTTCATAGCAATGAACGTGAGAAGCTAGGCGGTACTTTAGAAACCCTGGCAGGTATGTTTCCTGATGTGATTTTTGTTTCGGCAAGTGACAGAAACCTTCAATACCTTACTCATCACGATGTTCCTCAAATTATAAGTGGGGCTGCATCTGCAAAACTCGATAAGGTGCGCAACACAAAAGATGATGAGTTTGCGGCTAAAACAAATGGTTTTGCACGACTTACGGTTTATAAAAATCGCAGTACTAAGGTTGAGTTTTTTGAAACTGGTAAAGGAGAAACTAAAAAATTATTTGAAAAAGTAATACGCTCTGAGCAAACACAGCCTAAAGATGTAACCTATCCTGACATTAGTAATCTTGGGCCTACATTTAAAACTTCGATCTACACTAAAGAAGAAACAAACAAAAGTGGATTTTACCGAATGCTATGGGGTAATCATTACCGCGATTTGTACAGTAGAGAAGTTGAAGTCCCTGTACTTGATTTGTCAAAATTACCCGGCAATCTTCGTGCAATTTCAGAAGGCGGTGGTAATCAATCGCACTCGCTTCGCCTTATAGATGATGAAGAACATGAATATACAGCTCGTGAAATTCGTAAAAGTGCGGTACGTTTTATTCAGTCTAAAATTAAAGATCATTATGTAGAAGACTTTATGCAGAATACCATTGCAGAAGATATTGTACAGGACTTTTACACCACTGCACAACCCTATGCCCCGTTTGCTTTAAATCCTATTTTTGATAGTTTAGATATTTACAATGCACAACCTAAACTCTATTACTTACCAAAACAGAAACAGCTGGGCATTTACAATGAAGATTATGGTGACAAGCTTTATATGTTTGAAGCTCATGCAGGTGATGAGAATAAAGATTTTTCACGTTTTGGTAATGCAGACGATATTATAAGTACAAAAGATTTACTGGCAGAAACCCGCGATTCTAAGAAGAATCAGGTAGATGAACCCACGTATTTAAAGATACGCCTCATGGATTTTATTGTAGGTGACTACGACCGTCACTATGACCAATGGCGTTGGGCCGAGTACGAGAAAGAAGACGGTAACAAATCATATAAAGCTATTCGTCGTGACCGCGATCAGGCGTTTCCTAAATACGACGGTCTCGTACTTAGTATTTTAAAAATGGGGATGATTGATTTTCGCTCTATGGAAAAATATGATGATGATGTTGATAATGTCAAATGGATGAGTCGTTACGCATATCCTCTTGATCAGGCATTTTTAAAGGAAATCACCTGGGCAGACTGGGAAAAGCAAGTACAATTTATTCAGGAAAATCTAACTGACGAAACAATTGATAAAGCTTTTGCTACGCTTCCCGAAGCTGCACAAGATGAAAGCATTGTTAACATCAAACGTAGTTTGAAAGGGCGTCGTGATAATCTTAAATCTATCGCAAAACGGTATTACGATTATTTAATGAGTCACCAGATTATTACCGGAACCGGTGAAAAAGATGACTTCTTAATCACACGCCAACCAGACGGAAAAACAACGGTAAGATTAACTACTTCAGAAGATGTTATTTTTGAAAGAACGTATGATCAATCACTTACTAAAGAAATCTGGATTTACGGTCTTGATGATGACGACACCTTTAAAATTATAGGAACCGGCGACCATTATATTCCGCTTAAAATTTTAGGAGGAGAAAATAATGACATTTACGATTTTGAAAATACTAAACGTGCAAAAGTGTATGATTACAAGAGTAAGAAAAACACATTTACCAATTCGGTTACACGCAAATGGTTAGTTGATAGTTATACAATTAATAACTACAATGATGCTTCTCGTAAATTAAATGCAAACACATTGTTCCCAAGTATTGGTTTTGACCCGGATGCCGGTTTTAAAGTAGGTGTAAAAGACACCTATACAACGTATGGTTTGGCTAATAACCCGTTCTCAACTCAACAATCTATAACAGCACAATTTTATTCAGCAACCAACGGTTTTGAACTTATTTATCAGGGAGAATTTGCTCACGTATTTTACAACTGGAATTTTGCCTTAGATGCACGCTACACCAGTCCTAATTATGCAATCAATTATTTTGGAACCGGAAACGACACGTTTTATGACGATGATGCCGTAGATCGCGATTTTAACCGGGTACGCATCAAACAATGGAGTGTCTTTCCATCTTTAAAATACAGAAAGGATAATGTAACTATTAGTTTAGGTGCCGGTATTGAGTCCCTTAATGTTGAGTACGACATAAACGGTGTTACAGGTATTAATATACCTCCTGTAAATTTAAACCCTACAGATGATGTGTTTGACAATCAAACCTATGCCGGTGCAGAAGCCAGTTTTCAGTATAAAAACAAAGCAGGTGAGATTGCTTTTATTAGAAGAGGGTATCAGTTTGATCTGGTTGCGGGTTACAAGTCTAATATTGATGAATACAACAACGAGTTTACCTACCTAAAACCAACCCTTTCTGTTGATATACCCTTACACCCTAGCGGAATGGCAGTTTTAGCAACAAAAGTAGGTGCACATATGAACTTTGGAGATAACTACGAGTTTTACCACGGGGCAACTTTAGGCGGAAATCAAAGTTTAAGAGGTTTTCGTAATGAGCGTTTTAATGGGCAAACATCATTTTATCAAAGCACCGATTTACGAGTAGGACTTTCTGAAATTAAAACCAACTTTATACCACTACGTATAGGTGTTTCTGCAGGTTTTGATTACGGCCGTGTATGGACGGAAAATGATAATTCAGACCAATGGCACAACAGTTATGGGGGTTCTGTATTTATAAACGGATTTAAGGCACTTACCGCAAATGTGGGTTACTACTTGAGTGATGAGTCTAACCGCTTAGTTTTTACTTTAGGTTTTGCGTTCTAA
- a CDS encoding sulfate/molybdate ABC transporter ATP-binding protein, producing MIKLDLSKTLQAAEGEMLLRLNLQIEAGEFVNLYGPSGVGKTSTLRMISGLMKPDSGTLSVHEEVWFDASKKVNLQPQKRKVGYVFQDYALFPHMTVLENLEFAKAKGSQNNPIPDLLELMELGQLQTRKPDTLSGGQKQRVALARALVQKPEILLLDEPLAALDTTIRYKLQEYLKRVHNEFNLTTILISHDISEIVKLADRVVCLENGLIAKQGTPEQVFINQNLSGKFKFTGEVLKIDIEEIIGIVTVRIHTEVVKVVIQHEEAEHLKPGDKVLVVSKAFNPLLYKLEG from the coding sequence ATGATAAAACTTGATCTCAGCAAAACGTTACAGGCGGCAGAAGGGGAAATGCTATTACGTTTAAATCTACAAATTGAAGCGGGCGAGTTTGTAAATCTTTACGGTCCTTCGGGTGTGGGTAAAACCTCGACCTTACGTATGATTAGCGGTTTAATGAAACCCGATTCAGGAACTCTTAGTGTTCATGAGGAAGTTTGGTTTGATGCCTCAAAAAAAGTAAATCTTCAGCCTCAAAAACGAAAAGTAGGCTATGTCTTTCAGGATTATGCCTTGTTTCCGCATATGACGGTTCTTGAGAATTTAGAGTTTGCTAAAGCGAAAGGAAGCCAGAATAACCCAATCCCAGATCTTTTAGAACTTATGGAGTTGGGCCAGTTGCAAACCCGTAAGCCCGATACATTAAGCGGTGGTCAAAAACAGCGCGTCGCGTTGGCACGTGCACTCGTTCAAAAACCTGAAATTCTATTGCTTGATGAGCCGCTGGCCGCTTTAGACACTACAATAAGATACAAGCTGCAGGAATATCTTAAACGCGTACATAACGAATTTAATTTAACCACGATTCTTATCTCTCACGACATTAGCGAAATTGTAAAACTAGCAGATCGCGTGGTTTGTTTAGAAAATGGTTTAATTGCAAAACAAGGAACTCCCGAGCAGGTATTTATTAATCAAAATCTAAGTGGAAAATTTAAATTCACTGGTGAAGTTCTAAAAATAGATATAGAAGAAATTATAGGCATTGTAACGGTGCGCATTCATACCGAAGTCGTTAAAGTGGTCATTCAACATGAGGAGGCAGAACACTTAAAACCCGGAGACAAGGTGCTGGTTGTTTCTAAAGCATTCAACCCGTTACTCTATAAATTAGAAGGATAG